The Bifidobacteriaceae bacterium genome includes a region encoding these proteins:
- a CDS encoding VTT domain-containing protein: MVPAPAWQTVAPWLADPSLAESVWHSINQFIIGLAESPWALLAAYLISAIDGFFPPVPAETLVVATAAVYSASGMWWQLLGLWALAAAGAVTGDLVAYSLGRWFNAGEWRVFRRGKGHDAFKWAQRIFARGAAPLLMVARFIPVGRVAVNLTAGTVRYPLRRFVVIDATAGCCWSAYSVGVGSIAGQAVGDNPLLGVLCGIVFAVSLGTLVQWLINRHYGKQPVAGSEATDPDGTEPGRRQDGGDGGDGQG, translated from the coding sequence ATGGTCCCCGCCCCGGCCTGGCAGACGGTGGCCCCGTGGCTGGCCGATCCGTCCCTGGCCGAATCGGTTTGGCATTCGATCAACCAATTCATCATCGGTTTGGCCGAATCCCCCTGGGCTTTGCTGGCCGCCTATCTGATCTCCGCCATTGACGGGTTCTTCCCGCCCGTCCCGGCCGAAACCCTGGTCGTGGCCACCGCCGCCGTCTATTCGGCTTCGGGGATGTGGTGGCAATTGCTCGGGCTGTGGGCGCTGGCCGCCGCCGGTGCGGTCACCGGCGACTTGGTGGCGTACTCTCTGGGGCGCTGGTTCAACGCGGGCGAATGGCGTGTCTTCAGGCGCGGCAAGGGCCACGACGCCTTCAAGTGGGCGCAGCGGATTTTCGCCCGCGGCGCCGCGCCATTGCTGATGGTGGCCCGTTTCATACCGGTGGGACGGGTCGCGGTCAACCTGACCGCCGGCACGGTCCGGTACCCCTTGCGACGGTTCGTCGTGATCGACGCCACCGCCGGATGCTGCTGGAGCGCCTACTCGGTGGGCGTCGGCTCGATCGCGGGCCAGGCGGTCGGCGACAATCCGCTGCTGGGCGTCCTGTGCGGAATTGTCTTCGCGGTGTCGCTGGGCACGTTGGTCCAATGGCTCATCAACCGGCATTACGGCAAGCAGCCGGTCGCGGGTTCGGAAGCCACCGACCCGGATGGGACCGAGCCGGGCCGCCGCCAGGACGGCGGGGACGGCGGGGACGGCCAAGGCTGA
- a CDS encoding zinc-dependent alcohol dehydrogenase family protein produces MKALVYHGAGQKTWEEVPDPAIQDPNDVIVKVDTTTICGSDLHILKGDVPAVEDGRVLGHEGVGTVVEVGSGVAKFEVGHRVVVNCITTCGTCAYCRVGHPSHCQSAGGVGWQLGHLVDGTQAEYVRIPFGETSLHSIPEGLSDEEVIFVSDIIPTGYEMGVLNGDVQPGNDVVVIGAGPVGLAAMVTAQLKSPRRIIAVDLDDFRLEAARRSFGATHAVNSGHDGWMDEVRALTRHGGADVVMEAVGIPTTLEAAFELVRPTGRIANIGVHGAPVTMPIDRLWIENITMTMGLVDAVTAPTLIELIEAGKLNVRPLATHRFQLDDMLQAYDVFSQAGKNGALKVVITA; encoded by the coding sequence ATGAAGGCACTTGTTTACCACGGAGCCGGCCAAAAGACCTGGGAGGAGGTGCCAGATCCCGCCATCCAAGATCCCAACGACGTCATAGTCAAGGTCGACACGACCACAATTTGTGGCTCTGACCTTCACATTCTTAAGGGCGACGTGCCAGCCGTCGAAGACGGCCGCGTGCTGGGACATGAAGGGGTCGGGACTGTGGTCGAGGTGGGCTCCGGCGTGGCCAAGTTCGAAGTCGGCCACCGGGTGGTGGTCAACTGCATCACCACCTGCGGCACCTGCGCCTACTGCCGAGTGGGACATCCGTCCCATTGCCAATCGGCTGGCGGCGTTGGCTGGCAGCTTGGGCACTTGGTGGACGGGACGCAAGCGGAATACGTGCGGATCCCGTTCGGAGAGACTTCGCTGCATTCGATCCCTGAGGGGCTGTCAGACGAGGAGGTCATCTTCGTCTCCGACATCATCCCAACCGGCTACGAGATGGGCGTCCTCAATGGCGACGTTCAGCCGGGCAACGACGTGGTGGTGATTGGAGCGGGACCTGTCGGCTTGGCGGCTATGGTGACCGCCCAGCTGAAGTCCCCGCGCCGCATTATTGCCGTGGACTTGGACGATTTCCGCCTCGAGGCCGCCCGCCGCTCGTTCGGCGCCACCCACGCGGTCAACTCCGGCCATGACGGCTGGATGGATGAGGTCCGGGCACTGACCCGCCACGGCGGCGCCGACGTCGTGATGGAGGCGGTGGGCATCCCCACGACCCTTGAGGCGGCCTTCGAGTTGGTCAGACCGACTGGGAGGATCGCCAACATTGGCGTTCACGGCGCCCCGGTGACCATGCCGATCGACCGCCTTTGGATCGAGAACATCACCATGACCATGGGTTTGGTGGATGCGGTCACCGCTCCAACCCTGATCGAGTTGATCGAGGCCGGCAAACTCAACGTGCGCCCTCTGGCGACCCACCGCTTCCAACTGGACGACATGCTCCAGGCGTATGACGTGTTCAGCCAGGCTGGCAAGAATGGCGCGCTGAAGGTCGTTATCACGGCCTAG
- a CDS encoding CapA family protein: MSPFSRGLRALAISLVGGLSLGVAWATLPNDLNDPTGSAPDVPTVSVTRLPWVAPAAPPDVPEELTVTVAFGGDMLLHQPVNASAAAAAGGAGGYEFSPLLAGADAWIAGADLAICQMEVPLAPPGRSPSGYPVFGAPAELVRDMAEQGWDGCTTSSNHSLDQGWDGLSHTIQTLRDAGLGYSGTALSAADAELPQLYRLSGRGQTLTIAHVAATYGTNGLPAPAAQPWAVNTPIDTDLLIAQAEAARAAGADVVLATIHVGVEYQTTPTPEQREIVARLAASGQIDAVVGDHPHVAEPIELVPGGVHGDGMWTIYSLGNFISNQTDAVVGPNTDTGAVAFLTITKDVAGAAVTGMTWAGVTVDTAHGHRVHMLQDSVAADGELGQIGAAGVKVRYDRMRAIMGDSPEQLAPPTPSGAALEVLPRAAAG; the protein is encoded by the coding sequence GTGAGCCCCTTCTCGCGTGGCCTGCGCGCCCTCGCCATCTCGCTTGTCGGCGGCTTGAGCTTGGGCGTCGCCTGGGCCACCTTGCCAAACGACCTGAATGATCCCACCGGGTCGGCTCCCGATGTTCCCACCGTGTCCGTCACACGACTGCCGTGGGTGGCGCCTGCGGCGCCGCCGGACGTGCCGGAGGAATTGACCGTGACCGTGGCGTTCGGGGGCGACATGTTGCTTCATCAGCCGGTCAACGCCTCCGCGGCCGCCGCGGCGGGCGGGGCCGGCGGCTACGAGTTCAGCCCGCTGTTGGCCGGGGCCGACGCCTGGATTGCCGGGGCGGACTTGGCGATCTGCCAAATGGAGGTGCCGTTGGCGCCGCCGGGCCGCTCCCCGAGCGGGTATCCCGTCTTCGGGGCGCCCGCCGAACTGGTCAGGGACATGGCCGAACAGGGCTGGGATGGCTGCACCACATCCTCCAATCACTCCTTGGACCAGGGTTGGGACGGGCTCTCCCACACCATCCAAACCTTGCGGGACGCGGGGCTGGGCTATTCCGGGACCGCCCTGAGCGCGGCGGACGCGGAGTTGCCGCAGTTGTACCGCCTGTCGGGCCGCGGGCAAACCCTGACGATCGCCCACGTCGCAGCCACCTACGGAACCAACGGCCTGCCCGCGCCCGCCGCCCAACCGTGGGCGGTCAACACGCCGATCGACACCGATCTCCTGATCGCGCAGGCGGAGGCGGCCCGGGCCGCAGGGGCAGACGTGGTGCTGGCCACCATTCACGTCGGGGTGGAGTACCAGACCACGCCGACGCCGGAGCAACGGGAAATCGTGGCACGCCTGGCCGCCTCGGGGCAGATCGACGCCGTTGTGGGCGACCACCCGCACGTGGCCGAGCCGATTGAGCTTGTCCCCGGCGGCGTCCACGGGGACGGCATGTGGACCATCTACTCGCTCGGCAACTTCATCTCCAACCAGACGGACGCGGTGGTGGGGCCCAACACCGACACCGGCGCGGTCGCGTTTCTCACCATCACGAAGGACGTGGCCGGGGCGGCCGTGACCGGCATGACCTGGGCCGGGGTGACCGTGGACACCGCCCACGGCCACCGGGTCCACATGCTTCAAGACTCGGTGGCCGCAGACGGCGAACTGGGTCAGATCGGGGCGGCCGGCGTCAAAGTCCGGTACGACCGCATGCGGGCCATCATGGGCGACTCCCCCGAACAACTGGCGCCGCCGACCCCTTCCGGGGCCGCCTTGGAGGTGCTCCCCCGCGCCGCCGCCGGTTGA
- a CDS encoding GDSL-type esterase/lipase family protein: MVRSWVGRRPKTVRLSLLLGLAAILLLGLVNLPSGPAKAQNDAEVVVAEGTLSIVLLGDSYTAGNGTGTEYYGKPEYHRSHLNWGETDARWLVGQYRVHARLWNLARSGDTTEGVLEGRVDKSWEAQLDENPTAIANADLIMLTIGGNDIHFSGVVSSCFAAFVRDGLACESAINEASALLDEVMNATRQIFADLEAMVDTTVLRWCWWVTPS; this comes from the coding sequence ATGGTTCGCTCGTGGGTCGGTCGTCGGCCGAAAACGGTCCGTCTGAGTTTGCTGTTGGGACTCGCCGCCATTCTGCTGCTCGGCCTTGTCAACCTTCCGTCGGGACCAGCGAAGGCACAGAATGATGCCGAGGTTGTCGTGGCTGAGGGCACGCTTTCGATTGTCCTGTTGGGTGATTCGTACACGGCTGGGAACGGCACTGGGACTGAGTACTACGGCAAGCCGGAATACCATCGTTCCCACCTGAATTGGGGCGAGACGGATGCGCGGTGGCTAGTTGGGCAGTACAGGGTGCATGCCCGCCTGTGGAACCTGGCTCGCTCGGGCGATACCACTGAGGGCGTGCTCGAAGGAAGAGTGGACAAGAGTTGGGAAGCTCAGCTAGATGAAAACCCCACTGCGATCGCGAATGCCGATCTGATCATGCTCACGATTGGCGGCAACGACATACATTTCAGCGGTGTCGTGTCTTCTTGTTTTGCCGCCTTTGTGCGAGACGGACTGGCCTGCGAAAGCGCCATCAACGAAGCCTCGGCTCTCCTTGATGAGGTAATGAATGCTACCCGGCAGATTTTCGCCGATCTTGAGGCAATGGTGGACACAACCGTACTGAGGTGGTGTTGGTGGGTTACCCCTTCTTGA